GTCATGATAccaaataaaaagtatttattgcTTTCTTATTTCGaggttttttgttttaattacactcataaatttctttttcttttcattttattattatattaattttttttcattattaaagaaaataagaagAGGAAAATGATAGATAAGATAATTACTgtttaatatcattttaaattaaagtgcTATACAACGTTTTTTttggactttttttttataaaatttcaatcgaAGTCAAGTTGTTTGAAACTACCCTCGAGTCCAAAGAGATCTAATCCTGTAATTGGCTTTCCAGGCCTCTTTGACTCTGTCACTCGGTATTGAGAGTCTTCGATAAACCACTCTTGTTTCtcgattactttttttttccattcttctgttaaatcaattattatcattacaatcgaataattataatcattaataagaaaaaataaattttatttaatttatcatttctttatgtagtaatttttaatttgtaatataattaaaagctAAATTACTCACTGGTTAATTTAGCAATAGAAGGAGCGTCACCGCCATAATCAGAAGGGAAAACACGTTTTGGGATATAATCAAAAACTTTATCCATTTCACGATGAAGCATTacctataaatttaattaaaataacaagatTAATGTagagaaatattatttattttttaattagtaaattcgatgtaaaaaattttttcaaaaattttataaattatacaagaactttttttatagagaaataaattttcaacaaaaaaagtcTCTTATAGTTTTTtcgtacactgataaaaaaattgacttgactcaagagccaaactcttgaaccaagaataccattttgaagaaaatgattttcttgagctaagaaattattcttggtctaagaaaattttcttgagtcaagaatttattctcttgattcaagaaaatcattttcttcaaaatggaattcttggttcaagagtttggctcttgagtcaagtcaatttttttatcagtgtatctccaatatttttctcataatttttattaataaatagattagataattataaatatttaaaaaaataattactcgATTTCTCAATTTCTCGCTCATGAACCTcttaataagtataaaaattgtcTCGAAAGTAGGTGGTGGATTAACAAAGTGCAAGCTCTTATTCCTAATTGGGTAGGCATCCtagaaaaatcataaacataaataaatcaataacatTAATGtgaactgttttttttttactgttaaaCAGTAATTTCAATTTCTCGTCGAAGTACGCGTACTTGGAAACAGGTGACGGCTTTCTTTACTAGAGCAGGCGTGATGTAGCTCGCGTGCTCGAGGCGACTTCCGCTGAGATCTATAACAGTATCTTGCCCTGCAACATTAAGCCTTGAAGTTCCAAGGACATTGCatatattacaattttttattttctaccacCCCCAAAGCTATTTACTATTGCCTATTTGTACTACTACATAAAATGTAACGTTTTAAGGCCGTCATTACTCTTAAATTTCATTTGAAACATTATATTTACATTACAacaaattatcatttttattattattattagtagcgataaaaaaaattaaacaaaccaATCATCATCCAACAGTGAAATATCCATaatcatgaaaaatattttcaggaGTCCTTGAAagccaaatttcttgaaatCGAATATTGCGCCGCGAATTAACACAACTCGCGGGCCATCAGGTTTGACGGTTGTTGGTAGCggtaaataatttctaaaaaaacaaaattaaaagtaataatactctataattattaaaaaataaaatacagcAGAATAAAGTAAATTACTGGAGTCATTaagtataattatattatagaCACGCACCCGAATTCAAGTGATTTTTCTATCTTTGACTGCTTTGGATCACGATCTTGAAAAAGCTCAGGCAAATGGGTTTTAATGGTATAATAAGTatctaatttttcttttgttcttTCTAAACTATGTTTACAACCTCGTAAAAAACCTGCTATCCACTGTGGATCTTGACGTATACACAGGTGAGGCTGTTTCGACACCCAGTCTACTATATAATTTACATCTTCTATTAAATGATTATCATCTTCACCAAGTTTTTCTTTTGCGAATCTTTTCAATTCCACTGGCAGTTCGCGTATACTCATTTTTACTCTTACTCAAATGTCACTCTGAAAATCatcaatcaaaaatattaataaaatttttttaaaagttacctTCTACTGTTAacaattactaattttatGTACATATAAAACACctttttttatctactttaAATTCGGTCATTTGaattcatttattatcatCGTTATTATTATCGATTAGATAAGCCGACAACGatatttaattgcaattacacttttttaacgtctaattcattttatgtaTTACATAATGTtgatgtttattattatttttttttaatccaataattttataatttaattatgagatgaaattttaaatttaattattcagtgTAACTCGTTatgaattaaatgataattaaataacaatgaaaataataatatctatCATATATACTTTGCattatatataggtatatattGGAGGgtaaatttgattttacaaataaatgcaTAGACTCATTAATATTTACCTCTCAATATCGTTTAATCTCGTCTACTGAAATTCACGCTTCTGTATACGTTCAATGATCATTAAATACACTTTCACTATATTGAAcatcaaatataatttttccttttattatttcaattaatcaaAGTATCGATATTTCATCtcggtaaaaaaataaacgtctggagaattaattttaaagaataataacTGGTTTTACAAAAAGTTTATTGAGAAAGATAACGGTGTCAAGCAAACTTTGATTGAAAGTCAAACCTTTCAATCTTGCAGAGTAACTGAAGACTATCACCGACCGGTAGACAAGTCAACCGAGTTATATTAATGATAACCGAATGTTATCATAGACAAGTCAGTAGCTATTACATTTTCAAATTGTTAGTCTAATCACGTGATCCACGCAGCggtacatatttatatttatatttatacgtgCTCGCTTTCggttttaaataacaatttgaTTCAATACTGTCACGTCTTAATTGCTAACGTTTATGTAGGTAGTTTATAAACTGACACGTCAGTAAACCAAGTGTACGCACACTTGTGgatcgaaaattaaaaaaaatatatattgtattagCTCATTTTTCAGATAAGAATGACAATGTCAGATAACGGGCTTataaaagatatttaaattctatttattaagGGAAATACAAATTTCAGCACACTGtgtacataattattttttttttatctcgtTAAAAAGAAatgttcaatatttttttttatttttagtaatatcaaattttaattaaatatttgttaaaattttgaaataactttttataaaatctttgaaaatgataaaaaaaaaaaattttattttcaactttttattgCCAATCACtttaacttgaaaaaaaaaaaaagctggaaccaatatagtttaaaaactttaattaggaaaataataaagatcatataatataattatgtcTAACTTAATAACTTTGCAATTTATAAAAGCTTGTTACCGCATACTTTGATGCGTTGATTTTAATTGGTAATAAAAGCTCAAGCAAGCTTACTGAGAACTAAGaagtaaaataaagaaaataaaattcaatttatccagcggctttatttttattcgaaagatatatatttatcaatacaatgtatttataaatatatatttttatattttataaatattatttaatcattgaacAATATTCTATTGATTTGATTGGATACATATATCTCAACAGTCCCAGGATATTACTCAAGCCCCATTAAATATCTATATGGATGGACACACATACTACTTACTCTAATATTAATATGTGAAATTAAAGTGCAACACATATCTCTCGTCGTCActctattattaaattttatttatattttttaatattcactGGCACACACTGGAAAATATACATTGCAGTAGGCCATTACTTGTAATAATCCgacgtttataattttatttaaaacatgtTATTCGTGAATTTCATCCAATATAACACGAGGACGGCGATGTTATACTCTTgatttgttttataataaatattacaatataattttatacatttgaTCGGACATAACTAAGtttgatttttctatttcaCATACTGGagaaaatatcaattaatatatcgcaattttcatttattaaacttctttCGATCGCACGTCGATGATTTACATGATGAACAACATccagactttaattttttttctcttcgaGATACACAATCCTTCCTGTAtacatataattaattttattatttttatattctactTTTTTATGCTTACatagtaaatgttatttatgtctagaaaaatagtatattacatacctagggaagtaaagtaagaaatgtctcagatcacatgtaattgttgtccgaggcgaagtcgaggtcaacaaacatgtgatctgaggcttttttatttacttcccgtggtgtctatactatttttttgtctgacgaaggcggaaagcggcaactttgtttagcgcagcgagacgaaagttgccactttccgcccggagggcaaaaaaatacaatgtatgtgttattttgtttACACTATCGATTTGTTAATCCACAGCTCATACATCAAatatcaataacaataacatagATAAATATCATAGATATAACTTAATATGTGTCGATTTACAAcctctttaatttaattaatttaacgcTAATTTAAACCTTTcagaataaaaacaaaaaagtcaagtttattattactattaattatttttattaagttcAAGTAAAGTTTTGCGATCTTGATTTACTAGCAGCTAATCtgctaatttttacatttatctTTTGTTTTTTAGACTACCAATTCCTACATTGGgtactattaattttacacagtaaaattttcatagataatctgtaaaatatattatttttaaaaccaactgatgaattaatttataataataattaatatattgcagaaaaatattttattacatctctgaaaatataatttaatgaatctCTACAACATTTGCCACAATTGTACATTTAGTTAAATCCTAATAAAAATCTCGAgggattttaataattaagtctttaaggaaaaaataaaatataaaaatttataaattttattttattttatttaatatatatagttttttcgacgtaactttgtaaatatgaaataaatttttatcaaaagaaaaaaataaatatcacaaAATTACACGGCGCGTTAATAATTTGTCATCACTAGGtcagtattataaatataaaatagaattataaataaatataaatatattgatataaTGCCAACATTTATTGGAgttagtaaaatattaatgagtaaTGACTTAATGAACTtatagaaaaatcaaaattttttttgacctcTTTTTAATCTATTGATTTCTAAAAATGTATACTTCATGCGCAAAATCCAACGTTAAAGAATGAAcacatatatagatatatgtaggtataataatattattacataGTGATAATGACTTACAAGAGATAGAAATTAAATCAATAGCTCATCTCTCAccaggaaaatatttttttatacagtaGAGTCAAATTTCccaatatactatttttatcttagtcctatttataattttacgtATAAAATATTCACTTTCATAATCAATCTTATTACTGCGTATCTTTGTTATGATCAATATATTCTTTTCTTGAACACCGCATCTTAATTTCTCACTCCAAagatattgtaattataaataaactcttAGTGCTTAAGACAGTTTgagttaatcaataaataaaaagaaaaaaaaagcatctatcctatcaaaataataaaacgcTACCAAGTATCTCAAACTGCATCTGCAATCAGTCTGAGTTCGTTGTATAAATATACAACTTGCCTCATTAATTATGAACAAGCatcaagttatttttaataattcggaagaatttattaattcatcaattaataaatggaAGTTTTCGTATCAAACATACATAATATGTTTTTCCTtagcttttttttaatctctcaAAGTTTATAATCggttatcattatcaatttatCACCAATAAGACTCTGTTCTAACGGATAAAGTATGCCTCAATTTGACGCTTATGTGTAACTACgtacaatataatataattctaACAATAAGACTTTTTACAAAGCAACCTACACATTTAAATAGCTAAAGAGCGTTAATATTATCATCAGATGTCATAGTCATGATTATGATCGTTTCAAAAGATAAGATTAAAGTTAATCATTTTACGGAAACCGATTCTGCTAAGTATACAAGTATAACTTATGTTATACTAGTAAAAATAACTCAAGGTAATGAAAAAAAGCACAAGTTCATTTACTCCGGAGAGTTCAATTCTGACTTATTTTCACTATCACAAGATAATGACACGCACTTGGTAGCAGTATTTGAGTCAGCACTCGGCTCCGATTCATTATCATCAGCTACTGGGTGATCTTCTTGATCAGAATTGTGAGGATCATTATTGTCTTTATTCTCCTCATCTTCGTCCTCGTCCTCGTCCTCTTCTAACAATTGTTTACTACGCGCCAACGTTACTGCGTCCCATTCTCTGTAATGGCCTTTCCGTTTTGCTAAGAAGGCTTTTCGCTTTtctaaataatcaatttattaatcagtcaaataaattcactttttatacttgaataaatttttacaatatttaccTATTTTTTCAGGTGTGTCTAGCTCATCCTCTTCCTCGTCGTCTAATTGTTGAAATATTCTCGGCTGACTATTTCTCGATAaccttcaatttaaaaataaaattataaattaataattaaaattggagttgaattaaaaaaaataaaataaaattttcatacttttCACTGACTGCTGAAGAATCGAGTTCATCATCCTCATGGCTATTTCCGTATCCCTCGTAATTGTAAGGTGTTTTCGGCTCCTCTATCTTCATATGCCCGTAATCTTTTTCTGGAGGATGTAACGTCGCAAGGACATTCATTTCATCCCAATTAGTTTGCTTTTTAGGtctaaatataataatttatttaattagcgAATCATAATTTGCAACACTACTAAtacaaaagtataaataataattcttactTTGGAGGAGCCTCGTGGCTTTCAAAACTACTAGATGTCTTCAGAATTCCTTTAGAAGGACGTTTTCCCAAATTTTCAGCCATTTtatcagtataaaaaattaaagctttaatattcacataaaaaatttttaattattcacttgaatgaatttaaactttttttaaatcaccGGTAATTTTTGTCAtaactttttcttttcaatttgtagtttgaatttaataaaataatgtgtATCAAAAAGTATAACCTCACTACAAGAACTAAATTAATATGACAGATACATTAACgcagtattaatttatttataatcagaGAGAGAAAGTGCATAGACGAGTtggatagaaaaaaaaaacaaaaaaaaaataaaataatatgtgGTGGGTTAGAACAGTAAAGACGcagggaaaaaaaatataacacaaGACAGGTTCAAGAGTTGTTCTTATAATCACAACAGTAAGACAATATGGCTGATGGCAGAGTATGATGTCACCGTATCGTTTCACTCGCTTACCAACCaaactattttaaattttactgctAGATGTCGCCACTTCCCGGGCTTTTCAGGTCCCTCCTTTAACTTCCTTTAACTTTAGAGATTCTCACAACGTTTTCATGACTCTTACATTCTTTTGTCCCAGCCAATGACGTCAGTTTTTAATCAAAGACTGACCAATCCTGTCggttttacataaaaattttctcctaGGTGAGTGTAATTGATCATTCATTGCAAGTGCATCTTAAAATTACTCATaagttgtaattttataatgaaatctTAAAAACATCAGTCGTGTCGAAAAGATACCTGGCACTTTTAGGTTTTCATTCCTTAGTGTTCGCTATagagttaaataattatttttagtgaaaatGGTAAGTAGTTAATTAGTATGTTtagtattttcttttaatgt
This genomic interval from Cotesia glomerata isolate CgM1 linkage group LG1, MPM_Cglom_v2.3, whole genome shotgun sequence contains the following:
- the LOC123270973 gene encoding retinol-binding protein pinta-like, which translates into the protein MSIRELPVELKRFAKEKLGEDDNHLIEDVNYIVDWVSKQPHLCIRQDPQWIAGFLRGCKHSLERTKEKLDTYYTIKTHLPELFQDRDPKQSKIEKSLEFGNYLPLPTTVKPDGPRVVLIRGAIFDFKKFGFQGLLKIFFMIMDISLLDDDWLNVAGQDTVIDLSGSRLEHASYITPALVKKAVTCFQDAYPIRNKSLHFVNPPPTFETIFILIKRFMSEKLRNRVMLHREMDKVFDYIPKRVFPSDYGGDAPSIAKLTKEWKKKVIEKQEWFIEDSQYRVTESKRPGKPITGLDLFGLEGSFKQLDFD
- the LOC123270978 gene encoding protein phosphatase inhibitor 2-like — protein: MAENLGKRPSKGILKTSSSFESHEAPPKPKKQTNWDEMNVLATLHPPEKDYGHMKIEEPKTPYNYEGYGNSHEDDELDSSAVSEKLSRNSQPRIFQQLDDEEEDELDTPEKIEKRKAFLAKRKGHYREWDAVTLARSKQLLEEDEDEDEDEENKDNNDPHNSDQEDHPVADDNESEPSADSNTATKCVSLSCDSENKSELNSPE